One region of Dokdonia sp. 4H-3-7-5 genomic DNA includes:
- the aat gene encoding leucyl/phenylalanyl-tRNA--protein transferase → MLLLPEDQHWNNDPWFPEHHLADEEGLLMVGGDLTTDWLLLAYNSGIFPWYNEGQPILWWTPDPRMVVKPSDVHVSKSMRKVLRDNHFTVTYNQNFLEVILACKRIKRNGQDGTWITNDIIDAYLRLHELGHAISVEVWHDKKLVGGLYGIDLKEKGIFCGESMFATMSNASKVGFITLSRRLEKENYHLIDCQMYTDHLASLGAAEIPRDLFLEYLQ, encoded by the coding sequence GTGCTTTTACTCCCAGAAGATCAACATTGGAATAATGACCCTTGGTTTCCAGAACACCATCTGGCAGACGAGGAAGGGTTACTTATGGTAGGTGGTGATCTCACTACAGACTGGTTATTACTTGCTTATAATTCTGGCATTTTTCCTTGGTATAATGAGGGACAGCCTATTTTATGGTGGACGCCAGACCCGCGTATGGTAGTAAAACCTAGTGACGTACACGTATCAAAATCTATGCGAAAAGTGTTACGAGACAATCACTTTACAGTTACCTATAACCAGAATTTTCTAGAAGTCATACTTGCTTGTAAACGCATTAAGCGCAACGGTCAAGATGGCACGTGGATTACTAATGATATTATAGATGCATACCTCAGATTACACGAGCTAGGTCATGCTATTTCCGTTGAGGTTTGGCATGATAAAAAATTAGTCGGAGGTCTTTATGGAATAGATCTAAAGGAGAAAGGAATATTTTGTGGAGAAAGCATGTTTGCAACCATGAGCAATGCCAGTAAAGTGGGATTTATTACGCTTTCGCGAAGGCTAGAAAAAGAAAATTACCACCTCATCGATTGCCAGATGTATACAGACCATCTAGCGAGCCTAGGTGCCGCCGAAATTCCGAGAGATTTATTTCTTGAATATCTACAGTAG
- the truB gene encoding tRNA pseudouridine(55) synthase TruB produces MLTDQDYKDGQVLIFDKPLEWTSFQLVNKVRWLIRKNLNIKKIKVGHAGTLDPLATGLMIICTGKFTKRLHEFVGQEKEYTGTIVLGGTTPSYDLETEVDQTFSTEHITDEDIYAFAKAYQGNIMQRPPVFSALKKEGKRLYEFARAGEEVDISKREINISSFEITRIAMPEVDFKVRCSKGTYIRSLAFDFGEGLKSGAHLSALRRTKIGNYNVDDAQSLDGFIAEITAASTEE; encoded by the coding sequence ATGCTTACAGATCAAGATTATAAAGATGGGCAAGTACTCATTTTTGACAAACCGCTAGAGTGGACCTCATTCCAGCTGGTTAACAAAGTGCGCTGGCTTATACGTAAGAATCTTAATATAAAGAAGATAAAAGTAGGCCATGCAGGTACGTTAGATCCTTTGGCAACTGGCCTTATGATTATTTGTACGGGTAAGTTTACAAAGCGCTTACACGAGTTCGTTGGGCAAGAAAAGGAATATACGGGCACCATTGTTTTAGGTGGTACTACGCCTAGTTATGATCTTGAGACAGAAGTAGATCAAACTTTTTCTACAGAACATATTACTGATGAGGATATTTACGCTTTCGCGAAAGCGTACCAAGGAAACATCATGCAACGCCCACCTGTATTTTCTGCACTCAAAAAGGAGGGCAAACGCTTGTATGAATTTGCACGAGCAGGAGAAGAAGTAGATATTTCTAAACGTGAGATTAATATCTCATCTTTTGAAATCACTCGCATTGCAATGCCAGAAGTAGATTTTAAAGTGCGCTGTAGTAAAGGAACATATATTAGATCGCTAGCATTTGATTTTGGCGAAGGACTCAAAAGTGGAGCTCATTTGAGTGCATTGAGAAGAACCAAAATAGGTAATTACAACGTAGATGATGCACAGTCTCTTGATGGATTTATAGCCGAAATTACAGCTGCATCCACAGAAGAATAA
- a CDS encoding DNA-3-methyladenine glycosylase I — MTKNKCSWCVGDDLYEAYHDNEWGTPLRDEDLLFEFLVLETFQAGLSWITILKKRENFRVAFDNFDYKRIAAYKEDKIQSLLQDAGIIRNKLKVRGTVTNARLYMEIQEEFGSFSKYLWAYVDNTPIQNEIQSYKEAPANTPLSDAISKDLKKRGFKFVGSTIIYAFMQAIGMVNDHEVSCFRYNKVQ; from the coding sequence ATGACAAAAAATAAATGCAGTTGGTGTGTAGGTGATGATCTCTATGAAGCGTATCATGATAATGAGTGGGGTACTCCCTTGAGAGATGAGGATTTGCTTTTTGAGTTTCTAGTATTAGAAACTTTTCAAGCGGGATTGAGTTGGATTACTATTTTAAAAAAGAGAGAAAACTTTAGGGTTGCCTTTGATAACTTTGACTACAAGCGTATTGCAGCTTATAAAGAAGATAAAATCCAGTCATTATTGCAAGATGCCGGCATTATCAGAAATAAATTAAAAGTGCGTGGTACAGTCACAAATGCTAGGCTATATATGGAGATTCAAGAAGAGTTTGGGAGTTTTTCTAAGTATCTATGGGCTTATGTAGATAATACTCCTATCCAAAATGAGATACAGTCATACAAAGAAGCACCAGCAAATACTCCGCTGAGTGACGCCATATCAAAAGACCTCAAAAAACGCGGATTCAAGTTTGTGGGAAGCACCATTATCTATGCATTTATGCAAGCTATTGGTATGGTAAATGACCATGAAGTAAGTTGCTTTAGATATAACAAGGTGCAGTAG
- a CDS encoding flavin reductase family protein — translation MLTIDPKEIPVPQLFAHLTGAVGPRPIAFASTVDKNGKVNLAPFSFFNVFGANPPILVYSPSRSGRDNTTKHTLDNVLEVPECTVNIVNYAMVQQMSLASTAYAKGVNEFTKSGLTEKPSEMVQPPCVAEAPVQFECKVIEVKPLGDQGGAGNLVICEILKMHIDEEVLDAHGAIDPLKIDQVSRMGANWYSRAKDGLFEVPKPVLRTGIGVDMIPQEIRNSTILTGNDLGTLGNVEQLPTEDEISDFIAQHEDLRTNLATASEETVHKLAKEYLDKKNVDNAWRVLLAKR, via the coding sequence ATGCTCACGATAGATCCTAAAGAAATTCCAGTTCCACAATTATTTGCTCACCTTACAGGTGCTGTGGGACCGCGTCCTATTGCATTTGCAAGTACGGTAGATAAGAATGGTAAAGTAAATCTTGCTCCTTTTAGCTTTTTTAATGTCTTTGGGGCAAATCCTCCTATTCTTGTGTATTCACCTTCTAGAAGTGGTCGTGATAACACCACAAAACACACGCTAGATAACGTACTTGAAGTACCTGAATGTACTGTAAACATTGTAAACTATGCAATGGTGCAACAAATGTCACTTGCAAGTACGGCTTATGCAAAAGGTGTAAACGAGTTTACAAAGTCTGGACTTACTGAAAAACCATCTGAGATGGTGCAACCTCCTTGCGTTGCAGAGGCTCCTGTACAGTTTGAGTGTAAAGTAATTGAGGTAAAGCCACTAGGTGATCAAGGTGGCGCGGGAAATCTTGTAATTTGCGAGATTTTAAAAATGCATATTGATGAGGAGGTACTAGATGCTCATGGAGCAATAGATCCTCTCAAGATAGATCAAGTCTCACGTATGGGTGCAAACTGGTATAGTAGAGCAAAAGATGGACTTTTTGAAGTGCCTAAACCTGTTTTAAGAACTGGCATAGGGGTGGATATGATCCCTCAAGAAATAAGAAATAGTACGATACTCACTGGTAACGACTTAGGTACGTTAGGTAATGTAGAGCAGCTACCTACCGAAGATGAGATTTCTGACTTTATAGCACAACATGAAGATTTAAGAACAAATCTTGCCACAGCAAGTGAGGAAACGGTGCATAAACTGGCAAAGGAATATTTAGATAAAAAAAATGTGGATAATGCGTGGAGAGTTCTGCTCGCAAAACGCTAG
- a CDS encoding DUF3127 domain-containing protein: MEVQGKVKMVGETQTFGSNGFRKRELVVTTEEQYPQHIMVEFVQDKTDLLNNYAVGQNVKVSINLRGREWVNPQGETKYFNSIQGWRIENVSAENAGGGQPLPPMPPADSFEPATNLNSDDHDDLPF, from the coding sequence ATGGAAGTACAAGGTAAAGTAAAGATGGTCGGTGAGACTCAAACATTTGGGAGCAACGGCTTTAGAAAAAGAGAACTTGTCGTAACGACAGAAGAGCAATACCCACAGCACATTATGGTGGAGTTTGTACAAGATAAAACAGATCTTTTGAACAACTATGCTGTTGGTCAAAATGTAAAAGTGAGCATTAACTTAAGAGGACGCGAGTGGGTAAATCCACAAGGTGAGACTAAGTATTTTAACTCTATCCAAGGATGGCGCATTGAGAATGTATCTGCTGAAAATGCAGGTGGTGGTCAACCACTTCCTCCTATGCCTCCTGCAGATTCATTTGAGCCTGCAACAAACTTAAATAGTGACGATCACGACGATCTACCATTTTAA
- a CDS encoding thioredoxin family protein yields the protein METMEKTTTQLIAEGLSQAISYHDYRVLTETHALEGTNTGPEVTEALHNYTMLNHKRMKRLDKTLKLSDDVQQQIRDFKGDVTWLVLTESWCGDAAQTMPIMQKFADLNPNITFKVILRDENLDLMDQFLYNGGRSIPRLIAVNSDTNEVIADWGPRPSEATKMVNDYKEAHGKLTPEFKEDLQVWYNKDKGQGTAQDLLKLLK from the coding sequence ATGGAAACAATGGAAAAAACAACAACACAATTAATAGCAGAGGGTCTCTCTCAAGCTATTTCATATCATGATTATAGAGTACTTACAGAGACTCACGCCCTAGAAGGAACTAATACAGGTCCAGAAGTGACAGAGGCGCTACATAACTATACAATGCTTAATCACAAACGCATGAAACGTCTAGACAAGACGCTCAAGCTCTCTGATGATGTGCAGCAACAAATTAGAGATTTTAAAGGAGATGTAACTTGGCTAGTACTTACGGAGAGCTGGTGTGGTGACGCTGCTCAAACGATGCCTATAATGCAAAAGTTTGCAGACCTCAACCCTAACATTACATTTAAAGTTATTCTTAGAGATGAGAATCTTGATCTTATGGATCAATTTTTATATAATGGAGGGCGTTCTATTCCGAGACTTATCGCTGTAAATAGCGACACAAATGAAGTGATAGCAGACTGGGGACCACGTCCATCTGAGGCCACAAAAATGGTCAATGATTATAAAGAAGCTCACGGTAAGTTAACTCCAGAATTTAAAGAAGATTTACAAGTGTGGTATAACAAAGACAAAGGACAAGGAACTGCCCAAGATTTACTTAAACTACTTAAGTAA
- a CDS encoding polysaccharide lyase family 7 protein, whose product MSQLQRIIVLVSLSLMCAQCSSNDGSSDDAVEVTVPIVTPTDETDDDGTTDEDNALDTEAFSFEPNLVIENSFNTGGCTPGPCDTDDEDLDDIFESGQPDDEYFYSSNNGAILNLKCQLEKGRRTEFKQSSEGPLTTPSRMEFEAVYLDIPTEGITIAQVHNRGGSSNKPFFRLELHNDELETVVRRDPEVSSSDTEFDKDFYSFVNGVNYNSEPLKIIIEKGNGVVHLIVAQGGQTLIDDTYSPEVGTNWIDDNSIANGYYLKAGIYNPAANHTEAIELQYSMFHFTSEDEN is encoded by the coding sequence ATGTCCCAGTTACAAAGAATTATTGTTTTAGTAAGTTTAAGCCTAATGTGCGCGCAATGCTCATCTAATGATGGATCGTCTGATGATGCAGTAGAAGTTACTGTTCCTATAGTTACACCCACAGATGAAACAGATGACGATGGTACAACAGATGAAGACAATGCTCTAGACACCGAGGCCTTCTCATTTGAGCCAAATTTAGTTATAGAAAATAGTTTCAATACGGGTGGTTGTACACCTGGCCCTTGTGATACTGACGATGAAGATCTCGATGACATTTTTGAAAGTGGGCAGCCAGATGACGAGTATTTTTATTCTTCTAATAACGGAGCCATTTTAAATTTGAAGTGCCAACTAGAAAAAGGAAGAAGAACCGAGTTTAAACAATCCTCAGAAGGTCCATTAACAACACCATCTCGCATGGAATTTGAAGCAGTATACTTAGATATTCCTACAGAAGGAATAACCATTGCGCAGGTTCATAATAGAGGTGGTAGTTCTAATAAGCCTTTCTTTAGACTTGAATTGCACAATGATGAACTAGAAACTGTCGTACGAAGAGATCCAGAAGTAAGCTCGAGTGATACAGAATTTGATAAAGATTTTTATTCTTTTGTCAATGGTGTAAACTATAATAGTGAGCCTTTAAAAATCATTATTGAAAAAGGTAATGGTGTTGTACATCTTATTGTAGCCCAGGGAGGTCAAACGCTCATAGATGATACTTACAGCCCTGAGGTAGGCACAAACTGGATAGACGATAATAGTATTGCAAATGGATATTATCTAAAGGCTGGAATCTATAATCCAGCTGCAAACCATACTGAAGCTATTGAATTACAGTATTCAATGTTTCACTTTACATCAGAAGACGAGAACTAG